From Deltaproteobacteria bacterium:
CGGAGCCACGCGCGCTCCGGTCTTGGAGTCCTCGATCTTGATCTCGCGCGCATCAAGGTCCACGTCCCGCCAGCGGAGCGCCAGGACCTCGTTACGCCTCAACCCCGTGAGCAGCAACAGCCGGATCGCCGCCACCGCGTGCACCGACACGCCATTGCCGGTCTCCGCCTCCGCCAGCGCCCGCCCCAGCCGGCGGAACTCATCCTCGCTCAGGAACCGCTCGCGCCCGCGCTCGCGGTTCTTCGCCACCACCCGGCACGGGTTGCTCGCCTCCGGCAACTCCCCCCGGTCCTCCGCGGAGTTCCAGATGCACGACAGCGCCTCCACCGTCCGGTTCGCCATCGACGGCGTCCCGCGCATCGAATGGTGCCGTTCGGTCACCCGCTTGTGATCCACCGCCAGCGCCGGGACTCTGCCGAGTGCTGGCAGCAGGTGCTTGCGGACGATCAGCGTGTACATCTCCACCGTCCTGGGCTTGCACCGCACCGCCACGTGCTCCTCAAGCACCGGCGCGCAAGCTCCCCCACGGTGGGACCCTCGGCCAGGGCCGCCGCGGGCTCCGCCACCGGCTCCTCTCCCGCCTTGATGCGCGCGATGATCGGCGCCGCCCGCCTGCGCGCGTCCTCCCCCGTCACGATCCCGTGCCGGCCCACCGTCACCCGCTTCGCCGCCTTGCCGTTGGCCCGGGTCTGCACCACGTAGTACTTGCTGCCTGACGAATAGGCGCGAACCCCGAAGCCTGAAAGCTCCGAGTCCCAGTAGACCGTGTCCCTCTTCACCACCAGCGCTTCCACCGTGCGCTTCGAAATCGTCGCCGTGGCGAGCTTCGCCATGGGCCGCTGCCTCCCTCCGGCTCAGACCGCGCCCGGCGGCAGGATGTCCGCCCCGATGCTGCCGCCGACCCTGGCGGCCGAAGCCTTCTCCGTGTCCCGCGCCAGGTGCGCATAGCGCGCCGTCGTCGCCACCTTCGCATGACCCAGCAGCGCGCCGATCATCGAAAGCCCCTCGCCCAGCGCCAGCGCCCGCGATGCGTACGAA
This genomic window contains:
- a CDS encoding Arm DNA-binding domain-containing protein, producing MAKLATATISKRTVEALVVKRDTVYWDSELSGFGVRAYSSGSKYYVVQTRANGKAAKRVTVGRHGIVTGEDARRRAAPIIARIKAGEEPVAEPAAALAEGPTVGELARRCLRSTWRCGASPGRWRCTR